One Phaseolus vulgaris cultivar G19833 chromosome 2, P. vulgaris v2.0, whole genome shotgun sequence DNA window includes the following coding sequences:
- the LOC137809003 gene encoding uncharacterized protein, whose translation MEVLGIPLGKGRRHQLMIQETLKVPRITIHELFEDEFLEVLQGNTTKTWVTPYKRYLDDGLLSAKPAEAKIVLMNASRYTLIDGNLFRHGYTHSIFTCVSGDQCTRIMVELHEGICGSHIGGQALSLKVIRAGYYWSMVKDDCVRYVQHSEQCQKHVYWYHVPTEDLRSIYISHGLSTCGGETF comes from the coding sequence ATGGAGGTCTTAGGGATCCCCTTAGGAAAGGGGAGAAGGCATCAATTGATGATTCAAGAAACCTTGAAAGTCCCAAGAATAACCATCCATGAGTTATTCGAGGATGAATTTCTTGAAGTTTTGCAGGGCAACACCACAAAGACTTGGGTAACACCCTACAAGCGTTACCTCGATGATGGGTTACTTTCCGCTAAGCCTGCAGAGGCCAAGATTGTTTTGATGAATGCTAGTCGGTATACCCTGATAGATGGAAACCTTTTTCGCCACGGTTATACCCACTCAATCTTCACATGTGTAAGCGGAGATCAATGCACCCGCATAATGGTTGAGCTTCATGAAGGCATTTGTGGCAGTCACATAGGAGGGCAAGCTCTCTCATTGAAAGTTATCCGAGCTGGGTATTATTGGTCGATGGTGAAGGACGATTGTGTGAGATACGTCCAACATAGTGAGCAATGTCAGAAGCACGTTTATTGGTACCATGTGCCAACTGAGGACCTGCGATCAATTTATATATCCCATGGCCTTTCCACTTGTGGGGGAGAGACATTTTAG